A portion of the Stigmatella aurantiaca DW4/3-1 genome contains these proteins:
- the nusB gene encoding transcription antitermination factor NusB: MGARRTGRERALQALYQLEMTPSTSVHEALASAWAASSEEGKPDPEAVRFAQELVEGVQTRRAEVDQLIEKHSHNWRLDRMSRIDRNVLRLGVFELKYRPDIPKKVSINEAVELGKNFGTEESSAFVNGLLDRVALALGKP, from the coding sequence ATGGGTGCTCGCAGAACGGGGCGTGAGCGTGCGCTCCAGGCGCTCTACCAGTTGGAGATGACGCCGAGTACCTCCGTGCACGAGGCGCTCGCGTCCGCCTGGGCTGCCTCCTCCGAGGAGGGCAAGCCCGACCCCGAGGCCGTCCGGTTCGCCCAGGAACTCGTCGAGGGCGTGCAGACCCGCCGGGCGGAGGTGGACCAGCTCATCGAGAAGCACAGCCACAACTGGCGGCTCGACCGCATGTCCCGGATCGACCGCAACGTGCTGCGCCTGGGCGTCTTCGAGCTGAAGTACCGCCCGGACATTCCCAAGAAGGTCTCCATCAACGAGGCCGTGGAGCTGGGCAAGAACTTCGGCACCGAAGAGTCCAGCGCCTTCGTCAACGGACTGCTCGACCGGGTCGCCCTGGCCCTTGGAAAGCCGTGA
- the ribB gene encoding 3,4-dihydroxy-2-butanone-4-phosphate synthase, which produces MERGTQGSAVIQLVERALAEIRKGRMVILTDDEDRENEGDLVMAAEKVTPEAVNFMALHGRGLICLSLTEERLRRLNLPLMVQDNSSPFQTAFTVSIEAARGVTTGISAADRARTIQAAVAPNAKPGDLVRPGHIFPLRAREGGVLVRTGQTEGSVDLARMAGLSPAGVICEIMNPDGTMARRPDLVKFARKHKMVLLSVADIIRYRLERERLIKRISTAPFERRGGGSFQAYTYGSEVDASVHVALVKGDVRGKEPVLTRVHRGCLVGDQLGSSQCDCGSQLDQAFQRIQEEGKGVIIYIQKEVPAKARLQCTHTSNEEVVQGKPDQTRLREFGVGAQILKDLGLARLKLLTNNPKKIVGLESYSLEVVEQIPLTDGEAPRRMAARTPRRRRDKS; this is translated from the coding sequence ATGGAGCGCGGGACGCAGGGGTCGGCGGTCATCCAGTTGGTGGAGCGGGCGCTGGCGGAGATCCGCAAGGGCCGCATGGTCATCCTCACCGATGACGAGGATCGCGAGAACGAGGGAGACCTCGTGATGGCCGCCGAGAAGGTGACCCCGGAGGCCGTCAACTTCATGGCCCTCCATGGGCGTGGGCTCATCTGCCTGTCGCTCACCGAGGAGCGGCTGCGCCGGTTGAACCTGCCGCTGATGGTGCAGGACAACAGCTCGCCTTTTCAGACGGCCTTCACCGTCTCCATCGAGGCGGCCCGGGGCGTGACGACGGGCATCTCCGCCGCGGACCGGGCCCGGACCATCCAGGCGGCGGTGGCCCCCAACGCCAAGCCGGGAGACCTGGTCCGGCCCGGCCACATCTTCCCCCTGCGCGCCCGGGAGGGCGGGGTGCTGGTGCGCACCGGGCAGACCGAGGGCAGCGTGGATCTGGCGCGGATGGCTGGGCTCTCCCCGGCCGGCGTCATCTGCGAAATCATGAACCCCGATGGCACCATGGCCCGAAGGCCGGACCTGGTGAAGTTCGCCCGGAAACACAAGATGGTGCTGCTCTCGGTGGCGGACATCATCCGCTACCGGCTGGAGCGCGAACGGCTCATCAAGCGCATCAGCACGGCCCCCTTCGAGCGCCGGGGAGGAGGGTCCTTCCAGGCCTATACCTACGGCAGCGAGGTGGACGCGTCCGTTCATGTGGCGCTGGTCAAGGGCGATGTGCGTGGCAAGGAGCCGGTGCTGACCCGCGTCCACCGGGGCTGCCTGGTGGGCGATCAGCTGGGCAGCAGCCAGTGTGACTGCGGCAGCCAGCTCGACCAGGCCTTCCAGCGCATCCAGGAGGAGGGCAAGGGGGTCATCATCTACATCCAGAAGGAGGTCCCCGCGAAGGCCCGGCTCCAATGTACGCACACCTCCAACGAGGAGGTGGTCCAGGGCAAGCCGGACCAGACACGCCTGCGGGAGTTCGGGGTGGGGGCGCAGATCCTCAAGGACCTGGGCCTGGCCCGGCTGAAGCTTCTGACCAACAACCCCAAGAAGATCGTGGGTCTGGAGAGCTACTCGCTGGAAGTGGTGGAGCAGATCCCCCTGACGGACGGGGAGGCGCCCCGCCGGATGGCCGCGCGCACCCCGCGCCGCCGGCGTGACAAGTCGTGA
- a CDS encoding M17 family peptidase N-terminal domain-containing protein, whose amino-acid sequence MSVSAHDIGLDGLDALAGVDALCLFVAEDDRPLTGTAGYVDWRLCGALSRVLQQGFFVGAKDDWLLLPSDGRLPFPRIFAVGLGRRRGLGTESLAQSLAGAARVLTKAKVESVALEIPGGGPVDEAAQATALREHFLPGFKGKNVSILADKALAKLLSNRKS is encoded by the coding sequence GTGAGCGTCTCGGCCCATGACATCGGCCTCGATGGCCTGGATGCGCTCGCGGGGGTGGACGCCCTCTGCCTCTTCGTGGCCGAGGATGACCGGCCGTTGACCGGCACCGCTGGCTACGTGGACTGGCGGCTGTGTGGCGCCCTCTCGCGGGTGTTGCAGCAGGGCTTCTTCGTGGGGGCCAAGGACGACTGGCTGCTGCTGCCCTCGGATGGGCGGCTTCCCTTCCCGCGCATCTTCGCGGTGGGGCTCGGGCGCCGCAGGGGCCTCGGGACGGAGTCCCTGGCGCAGTCCCTGGCCGGCGCGGCCCGGGTGCTGACCAAGGCCAAGGTGGAGTCGGTGGCCCTGGAGATTCCCGGCGGAGGCCCCGTGGACGAGGCCGCCCAGGCCACGGCCCTCCGGGAGCACTTCCTGCCAGGCTTCAAAGGGAAGAACGTTTCGATCCTGGCGGACAAGGCGCTGGCGAAGCTGTTGTCCAACCGCAAATCCTGA
- a CDS encoding HEAT repeat domain-containing protein — translation MTNAHSLQEEEVRYQTVLGLDPAGKGTLEALITGLHDESWRVRRAAAEGLRRLPAPGEVASRLVSVLGERGETGARNAAAEALVGLGDASVAPLVRLLAHADPDQRKFAADILGQLGRRSAEGALVGALADPDLNVRVSAVEALGHVGSEVGARAVEHLLKEPSALLRLAALEALAQLQWPPPLPVVVPMLTEPQLRRSAYRVLGLIPQMAATELIIRGLSHESRATREAALSALGTQVGVVDASLRSEIDIEVRTALKRLPEAVAFVSKAFEAEEVSLRAGALVAAGALREASLAVQVAEAAREDRLLREVIRTLSRLGSDAGRELLGRMAELSLPARAAAAQALLELADPSYVPALSALLEWAEDDLRAVAVKALGRTQSQDAVRPLVMLLDEPALAGAAVRALGVLSGGCREAVLRGLEEAMERHPSPAAVAAFAHAGGVTALPTLRRLARDAEPLLRAAALDAAVDVDPSVGLELARGALVDESSRVRAAGARAVGRVGDKLASALLKRALQDEDIAVQLAAVEALGECGTTERVPDLEVLVTHPDGALAGRAVRALARISIVRPDVLREAAHHADAEVVKAALQAGAVSAEGVALAIELLGHSGWDVRAAAARVLGDSGGKECLNAVRIALEAEQDTLARRALSDAADRLSRR, via the coding sequence GTGACCAACGCCCACTCTCTTCAAGAAGAGGAAGTGCGCTACCAGACGGTGCTGGGGCTGGACCCGGCGGGGAAGGGCACGCTCGAGGCGCTCATCACGGGCTTGCACGACGAGAGTTGGCGCGTGCGCCGCGCCGCCGCGGAAGGCCTCCGGCGGTTGCCTGCGCCGGGAGAGGTGGCCAGCCGGCTGGTGTCCGTCCTGGGAGAGCGCGGGGAGACGGGCGCGCGCAACGCGGCGGCCGAGGCGCTGGTGGGGCTGGGAGACGCTTCGGTGGCGCCGTTGGTCCGGCTGCTCGCCCATGCCGATCCGGACCAGCGCAAGTTCGCCGCGGACATCCTCGGCCAGTTGGGGCGCCGCAGCGCGGAGGGGGCGCTGGTGGGGGCGCTGGCGGATCCGGACCTCAACGTCCGCGTCTCCGCGGTGGAGGCCCTGGGACACGTGGGCTCCGAGGTGGGGGCCCGTGCCGTGGAGCACCTGCTGAAGGAGCCCTCGGCGCTGCTGCGGCTGGCCGCGCTGGAGGCGCTCGCGCAGCTCCAGTGGCCCCCGCCGCTGCCGGTCGTGGTGCCGATGCTCACGGAGCCCCAGCTGCGCCGCAGTGCTTACCGGGTCCTGGGGCTCATTCCCCAGATGGCCGCCACGGAGCTCATCATCCGGGGGTTGAGCCACGAGTCCCGCGCCACCCGGGAGGCGGCGCTCTCGGCGCTCGGCACCCAGGTGGGGGTGGTGGATGCCTCCCTGCGCTCGGAGATCGACATCGAGGTGCGCACCGCGCTCAAGCGGCTCCCGGAGGCCGTGGCGTTCGTGTCCAAGGCCTTCGAGGCCGAAGAGGTCTCCTTGCGCGCGGGGGCGCTGGTGGCCGCGGGAGCCCTGCGAGAGGCCTCGCTCGCCGTCCAGGTGGCGGAGGCGGCGCGCGAGGACCGGCTGCTGCGCGAAGTCATCCGCACCCTGTCCCGGTTGGGCTCCGACGCGGGCCGGGAGCTGCTCGGGCGCATGGCGGAGCTGTCCCTGCCCGCGCGGGCCGCCGCCGCCCAGGCTTTGCTGGAGCTGGCGGATCCCTCGTATGTCCCCGCGCTGAGCGCGCTCTTGGAGTGGGCCGAGGACGACCTGCGCGCGGTGGCGGTGAAGGCGCTGGGCCGCACGCAGTCGCAGGATGCGGTGAGGCCGCTGGTCATGTTGCTCGATGAGCCCGCGCTGGCGGGGGCCGCGGTCCGGGCGCTGGGCGTTCTGTCCGGGGGCTGCCGCGAGGCCGTCCTCCGGGGATTGGAAGAGGCGATGGAGCGGCACCCCTCACCAGCGGCGGTGGCGGCCTTCGCCCATGCGGGAGGCGTGACGGCGCTGCCCACGCTGCGGCGGCTGGCGCGCGACGCGGAGCCTTTGCTGCGCGCCGCGGCCCTGGATGCCGCGGTGGATGTGGACCCGTCCGTGGGACTGGAGCTGGCGCGCGGAGCGCTGGTGGACGAGTCTTCCCGGGTTCGGGCGGCCGGGGCGCGGGCGGTGGGGCGGGTGGGGGACAAGCTCGCCAGCGCGCTGCTCAAGAGGGCGCTTCAAGACGAAGACATCGCAGTCCAACTGGCCGCAGTGGAGGCGCTGGGCGAGTGTGGAACCACCGAGCGTGTACCCGACCTGGAGGTTCTGGTGACTCACCCGGATGGAGCGCTGGCGGGCCGGGCCGTGCGGGCGTTGGCGCGCATCAGCATCGTCCGGCCGGATGTTCTGCGTGAGGCCGCGCACCACGCCGACGCGGAGGTGGTCAAGGCCGCGCTCCAGGCGGGGGCGGTCTCCGCGGAAGGGGTGGCCTTGGCCATCGAGTTGCTCGGCCATTCGGGGTGGGACGTGCGGGCCGCGGCGGCAAGGGTCCTGGGAGATTCAGGAGGAAAAGAGTGTCTGAACGCGGTGCGGATCGCACTCGAAGCCGAGCAGGACACACTGGCCCGTCGGGCGCTGTCGGATGCGGCGGACCGGCTGTCACGGCGTTGA
- a CDS encoding chemotaxis protein CheW produces MSRFAELLDDFFYRPDEDVGGLLEFAAGSDEVLPPVPEEIPEEYLAFSLEGQCYAVPIRAVQEIGKVPPLTEIPRAEPSLLGVMNLRGDVIPVYDIKLRLKLTDKPPKVAGPDAVPPPRAARILVARTDEGPAGIWVDSVRDVVRLKPSMLEPPLPGMGNERDCVVGIGRRNSQLFILLDVQQALA; encoded by the coding sequence GTGTCCCGTTTCGCTGAATTGCTCGATGACTTCTTCTACCGCCCGGACGAGGACGTCGGAGGGTTGCTGGAATTCGCCGCTGGCAGCGACGAGGTCCTGCCACCCGTTCCGGAGGAGATTCCCGAGGAGTACCTTGCCTTCTCCCTGGAGGGGCAGTGCTACGCCGTTCCCATCCGCGCCGTGCAGGAGATTGGCAAGGTGCCGCCCTTGACGGAGATTCCCCGTGCCGAGCCCTCCCTGCTGGGGGTGATGAACCTGCGCGGAGACGTCATCCCCGTGTATGACATCAAGCTTCGGTTGAAGTTGACGGACAAGCCTCCGAAAGTGGCGGGTCCGGACGCGGTGCCTCCTCCCCGGGCAGCGCGCATCCTGGTGGCCCGGACCGACGAAGGCCCAGCGGGGATATGGGTGGATTCCGTGAGGGATGTGGTGCGGTTGAAACCTTCCATGCTGGAACCCCCTCTGCCGGGGATGGGCAACGAGCGCGATTGCGTGGTGGGCATCGGGCGGCGCAACTCGCAGCTCTTCATTCTCCTGGATGTCCAGCAGGCCCTCGCATGA
- the ribH gene encoding 6,7-dimethyl-8-ribityllumazine synthase, translated as MPRYIEGDFLPPKGRFAICVARFNAFITEELVKGAVDTLVRHGVADADIDVYRCPGTYELPGLTRRVTESQGYVGVITLGAVIRGGTPHFDYVAGECSKGIGSVAFSAAALAKPVSVTFGVLTCDTVEQAIDRAGVKAGNKGADAAMACLEMVNLYAKMPEGKRG; from the coding sequence ATGCCTCGTTACATCGAAGGTGATTTCCTGCCGCCCAAGGGGCGTTTTGCCATCTGCGTGGCCCGCTTCAATGCGTTCATTACCGAGGAGCTGGTCAAGGGGGCCGTGGACACGTTGGTCCGCCACGGGGTGGCGGACGCGGACATTGACGTCTACCGCTGCCCGGGCACCTATGAGCTGCCGGGCCTGACGCGCCGGGTCACCGAGTCCCAGGGCTACGTGGGCGTCATCACCCTGGGGGCCGTCATCCGAGGGGGCACGCCCCACTTCGATTACGTGGCGGGGGAGTGCTCCAAGGGCATTGGTTCGGTGGCTTTCAGCGCCGCCGCCCTCGCCAAGCCCGTCTCCGTCACCTTCGGCGTGCTGACGTGCGATACGGTGGAGCAGGCGATCGACCGGGCGGGCGTGAAGGCGGGCAACAAAGGGGCCGATGCGGCCATGGCGTGCCTGGAGATGGTCAACCTGTACGCGAAGATGCCGGAAGGGAAGCGGGGCTAA
- a CDS encoding response regulator yields MGFKVLIVEDSKASREFIAAAVESISGVEAITTASGFEALRLLPRHRFDLIITDINMPDINGLELIHFVKKTPQHCDTPLFIITTEGRDQDRERGMKLGAVEYLVKPFQPASLERLLRHYLKLA; encoded by the coding sequence ATGGGATTCAAGGTCCTGATCGTTGAGGATTCCAAGGCATCGCGCGAGTTCATCGCGGCGGCCGTGGAGTCCATTTCTGGAGTGGAAGCCATCACCACGGCCAGTGGGTTCGAGGCGCTCCGGTTGCTGCCCCGGCATCGTTTTGATCTCATCATCACCGACATCAACATGCCCGACATCAACGGGCTGGAGTTGATCCACTTCGTCAAGAAGACCCCCCAGCACTGCGACACGCCGCTCTTCATCATCACCACCGAGGGGCGTGACCAGGACCGGGAGCGGGGCATGAAGCTGGGGGCGGTGGAGTATCTGGTGAAGCCCTTTCAGCCGGCGAGCCTGGAGCGGCTCCTGCGGCACTATCTGAAGCTGGCATGA
- the ribD gene encoding bifunctional diaminohydroxyphosphoribosylaminopyrimidine deaminase/5-amino-6-(5-phosphoribosylamino)uracil reductase RibD has protein sequence MRLLTRAHLRAASTPRAKRAADFDRAVAEFFMRIALEEAAKGLGRTSPNPAVGAVLVKGGRIIARGYHKKAGTAHAEVVALEAAGPRARGADLYTTLEPCDHYGRTGPCSQAIIDAGVRRVICGSSDPNPKVNGKGVARLKKAGVEVLTGVLQKDADQLNQPFFKVMTTGLPYVTLKAAVTLDGKLATATGDSRWVTGEAARHWVHQLRDKVDVILVGANTVRRDNPQLTTRLPGGGGKDPVRVVVDSHLRLKSTHTVFTQRSPARVILATLEDPQGAKARRFTRLGVEVWQMPSRQGQVALKALLGRVAQEGFNHVLVEGGAEIYGSFLRERLADSLALFLAPKLIGSQGLSWSGDLGVKLMANAFSLKDLTFQQLGEDLLLQARL, from the coding sequence ATGAGGTTGCTGACGCGGGCGCATCTGAGGGCGGCCAGCACGCCGCGCGCCAAGCGGGCAGCGGACTTCGACCGTGCGGTGGCCGAGTTCTTCATGCGCATCGCGCTGGAAGAGGCCGCCAAGGGGCTGGGGCGCACCAGTCCCAATCCCGCCGTGGGGGCGGTGCTGGTCAAGGGCGGCCGCATCATCGCGCGCGGCTACCACAAGAAAGCCGGCACGGCGCATGCGGAGGTGGTGGCGCTGGAAGCCGCGGGCCCCCGGGCCCGGGGCGCGGACCTCTACACGACGCTGGAGCCCTGTGACCATTACGGCCGGACAGGGCCGTGCAGCCAGGCCATCATCGACGCTGGGGTGCGCCGGGTCATCTGCGGCTCCTCGGACCCCAACCCCAAGGTGAATGGCAAGGGCGTCGCCCGGTTGAAGAAAGCGGGCGTCGAGGTGCTCACCGGCGTCCTCCAGAAGGACGCGGACCAGCTCAACCAGCCCTTCTTCAAGGTCATGACCACCGGCTTGCCGTACGTCACCCTCAAGGCGGCGGTGACGCTGGATGGCAAGCTGGCCACGGCCACGGGAGACTCGCGCTGGGTCACGGGCGAGGCTGCCCGGCACTGGGTCCACCAACTGCGCGACAAGGTGGACGTCATCCTGGTAGGGGCCAACACGGTGCGGCGGGACAATCCACAGCTCACCACCCGGCTTCCCGGCGGTGGGGGCAAGGACCCGGTGCGCGTGGTGGTGGATTCGCACCTGCGCCTGAAGTCCACGCACACGGTCTTCACCCAGCGCTCCCCCGCCCGGGTGATTCTGGCCACCTTGGAGGATCCCCAGGGCGCGAAGGCGCGCCGCTTCACCCGGTTGGGTGTGGAAGTGTGGCAGATGCCGTCCCGGCAGGGGCAGGTGGCCCTGAAGGCCCTGCTGGGCCGGGTGGCGCAGGAGGGCTTCAACCATGTGCTCGTCGAGGGGGGCGCCGAAATCTACGGGTCCTTCTTGCGCGAACGGCTCGCGGACTCCTTGGCCCTCTTCCTGGCGCCCAAGCTGATTGGCAGCCAGGGGCTCTCCTGGTCGGGAGACCTGGGGGTGAAGCTCATGGCCAACGCTTTCTCCTTGAAGGACCTCACTTTCCAGCAGCTGGGCGAGGACTTGCTCCTCCAGGCGCGCCTGTGA
- a CDS encoding riboflavin synthase, producing the protein MFTGLIQDVGVVERVVTGGMTDLWLRTSLGAGSFALGESIAVDGACLTVVERGGDTFKVQAAPETLRRTTMGELRPGTRVNLERAMALGDRLGGHLVAGHVDAVSEVLETRPEGGSWVMAFRLPQELAPYFIDKGSVAVDGISLTVNAVLSDRFTVQLIPETQERTTLRAKAVGARVNLEADMIGKYVARLFSLRQGPVSGLTEEALRAAGFGVKG; encoded by the coding sequence ATGTTCACCGGCCTCATTCAGGATGTGGGTGTCGTCGAGCGTGTCGTCACAGGTGGGATGACGGACCTGTGGCTCCGGACGTCGCTGGGCGCGGGCAGCTTTGCCCTGGGCGAATCCATCGCGGTGGATGGCGCCTGCCTCACCGTGGTGGAGCGCGGTGGGGACACGTTCAAGGTCCAGGCCGCCCCGGAGACGCTGCGCAGGACCACGATGGGCGAGCTGCGCCCCGGCACCCGGGTGAACCTGGAGCGGGCCATGGCGCTGGGAGACCGGTTGGGCGGCCACCTGGTGGCGGGCCACGTGGACGCGGTGAGTGAAGTCCTGGAGACGCGGCCCGAGGGCGGCTCGTGGGTGATGGCGTTCCGGCTGCCGCAGGAGCTGGCGCCCTACTTCATCGACAAGGGCTCGGTGGCGGTGGATGGCATCAGCCTCACCGTCAACGCGGTGCTCTCCGACCGGTTCACCGTGCAGCTCATTCCGGAGACGCAGGAGCGCACCACCTTGCGCGCCAAGGCCGTGGGCGCCCGGGTGAACCTGGAAGCGGACATGATTGGCAAGTACGTGGCGCGGCTGTTCTCGCTGCGCCAGGGCCCGGTGAGCGGGCTGACCGAGGAGGCCCTCAGGGCGGCCGGCTTCGGGGTGAAAGGGTGA
- a CDS encoding chemotaxis protein CheA, with the protein MNPGGKALAEFVAEATEILDTLGKDLLTLDEHRGQEPDPDLINGIFRAAHSLKGLAGLFSQDRIARLAHGAEDLLDRLRLGKMLLDGTILDTLIESLDVFQALLVEASKGDTSPALAARSDGLAERFTRLGTPASVVDGDPLDRLELDPQIRAVFTEYEEHRLRENVRRGVTLWRVRADFDLSDFDKGLSELNLRLKPLGETISTLPSAQPSSASGIAFDLIFGAKVSEQELAKALEGTPAQLFRLVVNATAPAAAPPPPTALGAPESAPASPAPTPRRSGSRKGKASRASQAVVSAAPAVPATPVPVLPEVSEPSAGAAPRAPRVDADMSLRSLTQTVRVDIRRLDGLMNTVGELLLIKANLQRIAEGARHDGTQPLSKVWGQELAREARQLERKLDSLQNGLLEARMVPVGQVFDKLARLVRRIAREAGKELDFIISGGEVELDKLIVEELSDPLMHIIHNAIDHGVEKPEARVAVGKPRRASVSLRAEQKGNHVIIEVSDDGGGIDEFRVREVALQRGLITEAQAAEMSRREMLNLIFLPGFSTARSVSELSGRGVGLDVVKNNLSNLSGLIDVWSERGRGSSFQLTLPLTLAIIRALVVGVSGRTYAVPINSVLEILSVQPQDIRTVERREVLDLRGQTLPFTRLARMFALPERPVSRYFVVVVGLAQERLGIAVDELFGQQDIVTKPLGGRLQSIRGISGATDLGNRRTVLVLDVAALLEEGMNPERRWA; encoded by the coding sequence TTGAATCCCGGAGGAAAAGCGCTGGCGGAGTTCGTCGCCGAGGCGACGGAGATCCTCGACACGCTGGGCAAGGATCTGCTCACGCTCGATGAGCACCGTGGGCAGGAGCCGGATCCCGACCTCATCAACGGCATCTTCCGCGCGGCGCACTCGCTCAAGGGGCTCGCGGGCCTGTTCAGCCAGGATCGCATTGCCCGGCTCGCCCACGGCGCGGAGGACCTGCTGGACCGGCTGCGCCTGGGCAAGATGCTGCTGGACGGAACGATCCTCGACACGTTGATCGAATCGCTGGACGTCTTCCAGGCGCTGCTCGTGGAGGCCTCCAAGGGGGACACGTCTCCCGCGCTGGCCGCCCGCTCGGATGGGCTCGCCGAGCGGTTCACCCGGCTGGGCACCCCGGCCTCCGTGGTGGACGGGGACCCACTCGACCGGCTGGAGCTGGATCCCCAGATCCGCGCCGTCTTCACCGAATATGAGGAACACCGCCTTCGCGAGAACGTCCGGCGGGGGGTGACGCTGTGGCGGGTGCGCGCGGACTTTGACCTGTCCGACTTCGACAAGGGGCTCTCCGAGCTCAACCTGCGCCTCAAGCCCCTGGGCGAAACCATCAGCACGCTGCCCTCCGCGCAGCCCAGCAGCGCGAGCGGCATCGCGTTTGATCTCATCTTTGGCGCGAAGGTGTCCGAGCAGGAGCTGGCCAAGGCCCTGGAGGGAACCCCCGCCCAGCTCTTCCGGCTCGTGGTGAACGCGACCGCCCCGGCTGCGGCACCTCCTCCTCCCACCGCGCTCGGCGCGCCCGAGTCCGCCCCGGCGTCCCCCGCGCCCACGCCGCGGCGCTCGGGCTCCCGGAAGGGCAAGGCGTCCCGGGCCTCCCAGGCCGTGGTGTCCGCGGCGCCGGCCGTCCCCGCCACGCCTGTTCCGGTGCTCCCCGAGGTGAGCGAGCCCAGTGCTGGGGCGGCCCCCCGCGCCCCTCGCGTGGACGCGGACATGTCCTTGCGCTCGCTCACGCAGACGGTGCGGGTGGACATCCGCCGGTTGGACGGGTTGATGAACACGGTGGGCGAACTGCTGCTCATCAAGGCCAACCTCCAGCGCATCGCCGAGGGGGCGCGGCATGACGGCACGCAGCCGCTCTCCAAGGTGTGGGGCCAGGAGCTGGCGCGGGAGGCGCGGCAGCTCGAGCGCAAGCTGGACTCGCTTCAGAACGGCTTGCTCGAGGCGCGCATGGTGCCCGTGGGCCAGGTCTTCGACAAGCTGGCGCGGCTGGTGCGCCGGATCGCCCGCGAGGCAGGCAAGGAGCTGGACTTCATCATCAGCGGCGGCGAGGTGGAGCTGGACAAGCTCATCGTCGAGGAGCTGAGCGATCCGCTGATGCACATCATCCACAACGCCATCGATCACGGCGTGGAGAAGCCCGAGGCACGGGTGGCCGTGGGCAAGCCCCGGCGGGCCTCGGTGTCGCTGCGGGCGGAGCAGAAGGGCAACCACGTCATCATCGAGGTGAGCGATGACGGAGGCGGCATCGACGAGTTTCGCGTCCGGGAGGTGGCCCTGCAGCGGGGCCTCATCACCGAAGCGCAGGCGGCGGAGATGAGCCGGCGGGAGATGCTCAACCTGATCTTCCTCCCGGGCTTCTCCACCGCCCGGAGCGTCTCGGAGCTGTCCGGCCGGGGCGTGGGGCTGGATGTGGTGAAGAACAACCTGAGCAACCTCTCGGGCCTCATCGACGTCTGGAGCGAGCGGGGGCGGGGCTCCTCCTTCCAGCTCACCCTGCCGCTGACGCTCGCCATCATCCGGGCGCTGGTGGTGGGGGTGAGCGGCCGCACCTATGCCGTCCCCATCAACAGCGTGCTCGAGATCCTCTCCGTCCAGCCCCAGGACATCCGGACCGTGGAGCGCCGGGAGGTGCTGGACCTGCGCGGCCAGACGCTGCCCTTTACCCGGCTGGCGCGGATGTTCGCGCTGCCCGAGCGCCCCGTCAGCCGGTACTTCGTGGTGGTGGTGGGCCTGGCCCAGGAGCGGCTGGGCATCGCCGTGGACGAGCTGTTCGGCCAGCAGGACATCGTCACCAAGCCTCTGGGAGGGCGGCTCCAGTCCATCCGGGGCATTTCGGGGGCCACCGATCTGGGCAACCGCCGGACGGTCCTGGTGCTGGATGTGGCCGCCCTGCTGGAGGAGGGAATGAATCCAGAGCGACGCTGGGCGTGA
- a CDS encoding chemotaxis protein CheW has product MREPANLSSRRLLPEGAVGKDPIVQLCSFLVGKEEYAVDIMRVEEILPPQRVIAVPHAPAFVEGMLHVRGALLPVVDLRQRLSLSAGPLSERTRLLVCLLGKRRLALRVDRVTEVMRVRRSDIKPAPALLSPGRAPFVVGVCGPPERARLLLDIKALLRMEVEREALRPGGVA; this is encoded by the coding sequence ATGAGGGAGCCCGCGAACCTGTCCTCCCGAAGGCTGCTGCCGGAAGGCGCCGTGGGGAAGGATCCCATCGTCCAGCTGTGCTCCTTCCTGGTGGGCAAAGAGGAGTACGCCGTCGACATCATGCGCGTGGAGGAGATTCTCCCACCTCAGCGGGTCATCGCCGTTCCGCATGCCCCCGCGTTCGTGGAGGGCATGCTGCACGTGAGGGGGGCCTTGTTGCCGGTGGTGGATTTGAGGCAGCGGCTGAGCCTCTCGGCGGGGCCGCTGTCCGAGCGGACGCGGCTGCTGGTCTGCTTGCTGGGCAAGCGGAGGCTGGCGTTGAGGGTGGATCGCGTGACGGAGGTGATGCGGGTGCGCCGCAGCGACATCAAACCCGCCCCCGCGCTGCTGTCTCCAGGACGGGCGCCGTTCGTGGTGGGCGTCTGCGGTCCGCCGGAGCGCGCCCGGTTGCTGCTGGACATCAAGGCCCTGCTGCGCATGGAGGTCGAGCGCGAAGCGTTGAGACCGGGAGGGGTCGCGTGA